In a genomic window of Sarcophilus harrisii chromosome 4, mSarHar1.11, whole genome shotgun sequence:
- the NUPR2 gene encoding nuclear protein 2, with amino-acid sequence MEREAERQSTPPPPQSPPPVLFLPLTRQKSQEELPLGSFEEEHYDCYDYYNLRESPLRGPGWSKGRTRRERELRTNRPVPAGHERKIAQKLYNSQRKRRQHQLQPRPRTRLC; translated from the coding sequence ATGGAGAGGGAAGCGGAGCGGCAATCGACACCGCCCCCGCCGCAGTCCCCGCCGCCAGTTCTGTTCCTGCCCCTGACTCGGCAGAAGTCCCAGGAAGAGCTGCCGCTGGGGAGCTTCGAGGAGGAGCACTACGACTGCTACGACTACTACAACCTGCGGGAGAGCCCGCTCCGCGGGCCCGGGTGGAGCAAGGGCCGCACCCGGCGGGAGCGGGAGCTCCGTACCAACCGCCCGGTTCCCGCGGGCCATGAGCGGAAGATCGCCCAGAAACTGTACAACAGTCAGCGGAAGCGGCGCCAGCACCAGCTGCAGCCCCGGCCTCGCACCCGCCTCTGCTGA